DNA from Alphaproteobacteria bacterium:
CCTGCGCCAAGATCTCTATCGGATGAAGGGTTACAAACGCATCCTTGTCTGTAATTTTTTTCTGAATCCCCTGCAATATATGTTCCCCCGCAAGCGGACATTCTGACACGACCAGGCGATTTTTGTTTTTGATGGCCTGGTTGGCAACGGGGGCGCCCACTTTTAAGGCCACCTCGAAATGATCAACCTCCATTCCCCAGGTTCCCCCATGGCCAGAACAACGTTCGATCACATCAACCTGCGTTTGCGGAATAAGGCGCAGCATCTCGGCCGCTTTATGGCCAATATTTTGGGCCCGCGCGTGACAAGCAATGTGGAGGGTTATATCCTCCCCCAGTGATTTTAATCCTGGCACCAACCCAAAGGAACGGGCTAACCAGACGATATATTCACTGATGTCCTTGGTCACGCTGCTTAGGGCTTTCACGTTATCATCGTCTGTAACAATCAAGGGCCATTCGGATTTCAACATCAAGGCACACGACGGAATCAGGGCTATGACCGCATATCCCCTGTCAACCCAGGGACGCAGCGCCGCAGCCACAGCACGCGCGTTTATGCTGACCTTTGCTAAATCCCCTTGTTCTAATGATGGCATGCCGCAACATCCGGGATAGACAACTTCGGCCTCTATGCCATTGTGAGCCAGGATCGCTTGGGCAGCCAATCCGATTTTTGGATTGTTGTAATTTGAAAAACAGGTGGCATAAATAACCACTTTTTGTCCGTAAGCCGGGGCATCGACATTGATTTCTGGTTTGGTTTTGGCAGCTTGCCGAACCAACGTTTCGCCACAAAATCGCGGAATCGCAGCCTTTGGATGGATACCAAAAACCTTTCCCATAAGGGGGCGCGTGATCGGATTGGATGCATTGGTTGCCCAATTTGCAACAGGGGCGATTGCGCCGGCGATTTTGCCATTACGATCCGTTTTCGCAAGCTCAGCCTTTACAAGTGAACTTTTCCCCTTTTGAAATTCGGCAGCCCGATAACGCAACATCAAATGTGGAAAATCAACATTAAGCTCATGCGGGGGAACATAGGGGCACTTAACCATGAAACACATATCACATAATGTGCATGCATCAACCACAGGTGCAAAATCTTTGCTATCCACGCTGTCCAGTTCCCCGGTTGGGCTGGCATCGATTAAATCGAACAAGCGCGGAAAGCTGTCGCATAAATTAAAACATCGCCGGCAGCCATGGCATATATCAAAAACCCGCCTTAATTCTTGATCGATTTTTAGGGGATCCGAAAAATCCGGATCCGTCCAATCCAATGGATGACGCGTTGGCGATTCTATGCTCATGACTACCGTATATGTTCTAGGCGTTTATTGAATCGAGGGCCTTTTGGAAACGGCCAGCGTGGGATTTTTCAGCCTTTGCAAGCATTTCAAACCATTCAGCAATCTCGTCAAACCCTTCTTCGCGGGCGCTGCGTGCCATCCCAGGATACATATCAGTATATTCGTGTGTCTCCCCAGCAATAGCAGACTTTAAGTTTGCCAGCGTCCCCCCAATGGGAAGGCCTGTTGCCGGATCGCCCACAGCCTCTAAAAACTCCAAATGTCCATGCGCATGACCGGTTTCCCCGTCTGCTGTTGATCGGAACACGGTTGCTATATCGTTATAGCCTTCAACGTCTGCCTTTTGTGCGAAATACAAATAACGGCGATTTGCTTGCGATTCACCCGCAAAAGCATCTTTTAGATTTTGTTCTGTTTTGGATCCCTTGAGAGACATAGTTTACTCCTGTATAAAATGGATGGCGATTTTTCACAACCACTATGCTGGGATATGCCTGGTCAGTCAAGAGGAGACAATTAATTTTTACCTCAACGGAAAAGGAATATATAAAATTATTTTTACTTGTCATCATTGCCAATTTTGACTATAGTATCCCCTATCCCATTTAAAACATATGTTTGAAATAAATGAATTTTCCCCTTCCTATACAAAAAGTCTCCATCCAAAAAATGGAACACGCCGGTGATTTAGATTTGCCAAGCTACGCTACCGAACAAAGCGCAGGCATGGATTTATATGCAGCGATTACTAATGATATAACCTTGGCACCTGGCCAGCGATGCCTTGTACCAACAGGGATTGCCCTTGCGTTATCCGAAGGGTACGAAGCACAAATTCGATCACGTTCTGGGTTATCCTTGAAACACGGCATTGTTGTCTTGAATTCCCCTGGCACGATTGATGCTGATTACAGGGGGGAAATTATCGCGATCATTATGAATCACGGGGACGAACAATTTGTTATTAAACGCGGAATGCGCGTTGCCCAAATGGTGATTGCGCCATTTACCCAGGTCTTGTGGCAGGAACGAACAAGCCTTTCCACAACAGATCGTGGCACAAAGGGTTTTGGATCATCGGGATTGTAATGCGATTTTTTTGCGCATTTTTTTTAAGTTTTGCGACCATTACATCCGGGTGGGCCGATGCATTGCCCGTTCCGCGCTTTGTTTCGCTGCGTTCAAATGCAGTAAATACCCACGTCGGCCCAGGCAAGCAATATCCGATTGATTGGCAATATGTGCGCCAAAGCATGCCGGTTGAAATCGTGGCTGAATTTGACACCTGGCGCCAAATACGCGATTGGCAAGGAACGCTGGGTTGGGTTCACAAAAGCATGTTATCTGGCCGTCGAACGGTCTGGGTTCTGCATAAAACCCGGAACCTTAGAAAATCACCCGAAGATCAAGCAAAAGTTGTTGCCCGTCTTGAACCTGGTATTGTTGGACGCATCATAGAATGCCAGGCCCAATGGTGTCGTATGGAAGTCAAAGCACCGATGGGCACGTTCAAGGGGTGGATCAAACGTCGGTACATTTGGGGTGTTTATCCCAACGAAACATCGTTCAAGTAATATGATGGACAAACTGTTAACCCTGAGCACCATCAGCGTTCATCGCGATCTTGACGATAAAAAAATTCTGGATAACGTTTCATTTACACTTAAACAGGGGGAGATCTTAACAATCATTGGTCCCAATGGGGCGGGTAAAACCACGTTGTTAAAGGTTATTTTGGGGCTAATCCAGCCAACGACAGGAACGCTTTGGATACAAAAAGGGACAAAGCTTGGCTATATGCCACAAAAGATCGAGGCGAACCCATTTCTGCCCATCGATGTAGAGCGATTGCTGCATCTATCATGCAAAGATTCCATCCAATCCGCCCAAATTGACGACAGCTTGAAACGTGTCCACGCCCTTTCCCTTAAAAAACAATCGATACAGACCTTATCGGGCGGGGAATGGCAACGGGTTTTATTGGCACGAACGATTTTACGAAAGCCACAGTTGTTAATTCTGGATGAACCAACGCAGGGTGTCGATGTTCTGGGCCAGGAAGAATTTTATCACCTTTTGGCACAGCTACGCCAAGAATTAGGATGTGGCATTATTTTGGTTTCGCATGACTTGCATTTCGTCATGGCGGCAGCTGACAACGTCATTTGTTTAAATGGTCATGTGTGTTGTTCTGGCCATCCGGAGGTTGTCGCGATTGACCCCCATTACTTAAAGTTGTTTAAATCCAAACGGACTGTTCGGCCAGCAACGCCAGGATTGGCCCCCTATGCCCACCACCACGATCACCGTCATGATGATTGCGACCACAAATAATGGATGATTTTTTCCTAAGACTGATGTTGGCCGGACTTGGCCTGTCCTTGATCACCAGCCCCATGGGATGCTTTTTGGTGTGGCGTCGCCTGTCATTTTTTAGCGATGCCCTGTCCCACAGTGTATTATTAGGGGTAGCATTAAGCCTTATCTTGCACATCGATGTGAACCTTGGGATCGTAGCGATTTGTTTGGTGACGGCATTGCTTTTGTCCACCATTTCCACGAAAAGCACACTACCGGCCGACACAGGATTGTCTATTATTTCATACGGGTCATTATCACTTGGGGTTATTCTTGTCAGTAAATTCAGCCCGGTTCGAATTGACCCATCCAGCTATCTTTTGGGGGATATTCTAACGATCCAGGCTGTTGATTTATACTGGATTTATGGCTGCGTTATTGGCGTTTGGGGGTTTATCGGCGTTTATTGGCAGCCTTTGTTGTTGCTGACACTACACCAAGATTTGGCCCATGCAGAGGGTATCCCCACCAAAAAACTCAATCTTGGATTTTTGATTCTACTGGCGATTATTGTGGCGGTTAGTTTAAAACTTATTGGGGCATTATTGATGCCGGCTTTGTTGGTGATTCCCCCCGCAACAGCAGCATTTTCATCAAAAACGCCAGAGGAAATGGTCGTAAAAACCCTGATCCTGACAATACTTAGTATGTTTATTGGGGGGTGGCTATCCTTTTACAGCAATGTCCCAACGGGGGCCGCTGTCGTTTGTTTTTCGCTTTTATTGTTTTTGATATCGATTCTGTTCGGAAAAAAGAAATGTCGTTAAAATCATCCTATCACGATCTAAGCCAACGGTACCGAAGCCACCAATCTGCCCAACACCTTCAAACCGCTGATGAAATAACCGCTTATGTTCATGCGCGTATGCCCGCCACCTATGCGGCGATTGGTGCGTGTTTGGAAAAACTGCCGGTTGAATTTTATCCAGAATCTTTATTGGACATTGGTGCCGGCCCTGGAACGGCAACAGTGGCGGCATTGGATCGGTGGCCGAATCTTAAAGGTGCCACATTGATTGAAAATCACCCCGGAATGATCGCCGCTGGACAGCGTATTTTTGATGAACGCGGTTCGGCCGGGATTCACTATGAAAATCAGAATTTGGCGACCGTGTCGTTTAAAAGTCCCGCCAACATTAGCATTCTTGGGTATGTTTTGGGCGAATTAAAAGATGCAGAACGTCTGTCGGTTGTCAAAAAGGTTTGGGATTCGACGCTGGGTTATTGTCTAATTGTGACACCAGGGACACCCCACGATTTTGATTATCTGATGAAAGTTCGGCGTTATTTGATTGAATTGGGCGGACATGCCGCTGCCCCCTGCCCCCATTCTAATCAATGCCCCCTGGCTGGGACGACGGATTGGTGCCATTTCTCGGTCAGATTACAGCGGGATAAATTGCATCGGCAAACCAAACAAGGTCACCTGGGTTACGAAGATGAAAAATTTTCCTATCTGATTTTTAGCAAGCAAAAAACAGCGTCTTGCACGACGCGGGTTATCAAAAAACCCATCCAAAACCCCGGCCATACAATCCTTGATTTGTGTGCGGTTGATGGGTTGCGGCGTGTAACGGTCAGCAAAAAAGATAAAATACTATATAAAGGCATGCGAAAAACTGAATGGGGTGACGGTTTTTCTATATAATGGCGGGAATTAATGGTATATTTCATAGTCATATTTGGTATAAATTGCGTTGATCCGAAATTAGAATGGTAATAGCCTATGTTTGTTAAAGCTTTATTGGTGTCGACCTTGATATACATCGGGTTTTCCGATTTTATAAGCCCCGCCCACGCCCGTGCCGAAATTCAGGAAGGGCAGTTTATTGGGGATGACGAAACTGAAAAAGCCCTGGTTGGTTGGTTGGATGAAATTTTCAAAGTGGCTGGACTTTCCATAAAACCCCAGATTTATATCTTGGCCAGTCATGAAGTTAACGCAGGAGCTACCTATGGCGGGCAAATCGTTGTCTATACGGGGTTTCTTTTGAAATGCCAAACCGTTGGACAGTTATTGGGCGTTTTGGCGCACGAAGTCGGCCACATTGCTGGATCCCATATGGCAAAGCAGGATGCCGCCCAACAACAAGCCATGGTCCCGGCAATTTTAGCAACGCTAATCGGGGGGGCGGCTGCTATTGCATCCGGAAATCCAGCCTCACTGCTGGCGGGGGCAACGGGCGGAATGTCCATATTCGAGCGGGGACTTCTTAAACATTCACAATCCCAAGAAGACAGCGCAGACAGTGCTGCCCTAAAATACCTAGAGCTACTTCATTGGCCGTCAGACGGATTATTTGAATTCCTAAGTGCACTGAATCACCAATACAATGGTCAGATTGATCCTTATACGTCAACCCATCCATTAACCCCGGATCGTATGGAAAAGGTTCATCTGTACCCAAAAAAATCAAAATCAGAGATTCCTGCCGAGTATGAAAAACGGTTCCAACGGATTCGGGCAAAAATGGCCGGATTCATGAACCCCTTGCAGAAAATATTACAAGACTATCCACAAAGCGATACATCCATCCCGGCCCTGTATGCGCGTTCTATCGCGTTTTATCGGTCGGGAGATACAAAAAAAGCGCTCAAGATCATCGACACAGAGCTGTTAACCAAATCATCGGGAGATCCTTATTTTTTGGAACTCAAAGGGCAAATGCTTTTCGAGACAGGAAATTTAAAGGGAGCCGTCGATGCCTACAAAGAAGCCAGAAAACAAAATCCAAATGGCATTGGGCTTAATCTTCTATTCGGGCATGCCCTGCTAGAGCTTGCCGTTAGTAATGCTGCACAAAATAACAAAACCACCCTGCAGGAAGCAGTTCAGACATTAACCCTGGTCACGGAAAAATGTCCCCAAAGTGTTTTTGCGTGGCATTTGTTAGCGGGGGCCTATGGAAAGATGGAAAATCACGCGGATGCTGCCGGTTGCTTAGCAGAGGAGGCGTGGCTAACCGGTAATATCCCCTTCGCCAAAGCACAAGCAACAAAGGCGGCCCAAAGCCAGAATGCGACGTTTGCCCGACGGGCACGTGACATCCTAAAACAAATCGAACAAATGGGATAAGGCACCAAAAATAAAATAGTCTAAATTTATATTTTGTTAGTATTTGATGTCTATATTATATGTCAACAAATACTATATGGAGTATATTCCCGTGACCATTTTTGTATCAATACTTGGTTTGATTTTTCTGTTGGACAGCGCAGCACATGCCACAGAGAAACGGGATCACCCTCCCATTCTAAAATCACCCCTGTCCCTCAGGCGATCGTCCACGATTGCAAATCTACATGTCACCTTTGGAACCGGCGGGAACCTAGAACAAGAGATTCCCTACATCAGAACCTCTAGCAAGGATTCACTGCTTAGCCAACAAGCATTACCCTCCATGCTTAAAGATATTATGCTTGTTTATGGAATTGATCCAAACTGTCGCACCATCGAGGATGGGATCTATTCCCGGTATGCAATGATCTTAGGGTATGGCAATAAAAGCGATAAAAACAGCGACTATACCAAGTTGTGCGAAGAAATTGCTTTCCGGATGCCTGATCCCGAATATTATGATTACAAAATTGGATTCTATGCGGAGGCTGCCCATTATTATGAGTGCATAGGGGATCAAGAAGGCGTCAAAAGGGTACGAGATGCCAGCTCTAGTTTGTTTGAAAAAATACACGCAACCTCGCCCATGAAGGACTGATCGGTAATTCGTAAAAATAGTGTAACCCTCAAGAAATACCCATGGCTTTTCGCATAAAGTATTTTTTGAGAGGTGGGCAATTATTAACCGCAGCAAAACCAGCGTTACGAACAAAATGAAGAACACGTGAATTGTTGCTGAATAGTCTGTTAATGCCATCTGTGGACCATAACCCCAGGCGATGATCCTGTTTTCGAGCCTGTTTATAGTGCGCAAGGATGGTGGCTGAACCCAAATCCAGGCCGATTGATTTTGCGTTACTGACAATATCGGCCAAGGTGTCAGCATCGCGCCACCCAAGATTCACCCCTTGCCCGGCGATTGGGTGCACACCATGCGCCGAATCCCCAACAAGGGCCAGCCGATGATCAACGATGCTGTCGACGGTCAATGCCGAAAGCGGATATGTCCAACGCCGGCTTGAGATTTTTATATCCCCATAAAAGGGAAACTGTTTTTGCAGGTCAGCCGACAATTGATCATCGGAATCTTTGTACCAATCATATCCTTTGGTTTTTGCCCAAACAATCCCGGATCGTGCATTCCCCGTTTTTGGACAGGGATTCATTGGTAACACGGCCAGGGGCCCCTCGGGCAAAAAAACCTCCCAGGCTGTTCCATCGTGCGGTTTTTCATGGGTAATGTGAATAACCAGCGCCGTTTGTTTATAATCCCATGTTTTCGCCGTAATCGATGATTCGGCCCTGGTGGCAGAGGATCGTCCATCCGCACCAACCAATAACGCGCTTTCAATGATTTGGCCGCACCCCGTTTCAACAATCACATGACCGGATAATCGTTTAGCAGATTTAATGGGGGCCGGGGCAATCCAGGTTAGACATGAATCCCCTGCATTTTCTTGGTTTGACCTTCCTTGGCTTGATATTTCTTGGTTTACTTTTTCCTGAATCGCCAACCGAATTGCCGAATTTTCCACAATGTATCCCATTGGGTTGGGCCCTATGTCGGCATGATTATAATCAACCGTCCAGGGTGACCCCCCTTCAAAAACGCGGATATCCCAAATTGGTTCTGCATATGGCGCCATTGCATCCCAAATGCCAATTTTTTCGAAAATTTGTTGAGACCCATAACCAACCGATGTTGTTCGTCCATCAAGGTTTGGATCAATCTGGGTCATCGGGGGATCACGATCAATCACAACTGTCCGGACACCCTTTTGACACAGCGCAAGCGCCAAAACTCCCCCTGCCAATCCACCACCAATAATGGTTACATCTGCTTTTATTGGGGTCACCATAAAAAATCCTTTTCTTTATTGGGCGGAATTCAATTACAACAGCGCCATTGTGCCATCATTGCATCAGAATGTCACAATAAACAATGATCTGGGGCTGCCCCTAAAGATAAAGTTGCGCATTTTATGGGGAAATTCTGAGTATTTTGTTGGCATTCAGCGACCAAAACCTTCAACATGGCGCAATCACTGAGTTTGTGGTTTGTTGCGCACACTCATTCCCGATCATTTTTCACACTTGTCACCCCCCGCAAAAGCGGGGATGACTGATGGTGCGCCGAGAGACGATAGGGATAACTACGCCTAATTGGATTCAGAAGAGAAAATTACCCAACCTTAATACGGTTGAGCATATCTCAAATTTAAATGTTTTTTATAATACTTCAGAAATACTCCCGAGTTTTGAAACATTTGGTTTGTGCTGTATATGTTGTGATAATGGGACTGGTCCATTACACCTTGTGGTGCAGCCTTAAGAATATGACGGTTGAGGTTGAGATAGAGACTGTTTGCTTCATGCCATTGATCGGGATAAAGTTGTCTTGGCGGATGAGCCAAGAATGATTGTCCATTAAATTTCATTGCCGCATTCCCTTCGTCTAATGTCAGAGACCTGCCATGACAATCTAGGATAGGTTGTTTATACTGGTCAAAAATTGGCTTAAAAGTCCATTCAAGAGTATATTCACAAACAGAATGGGGAAAACCTGCTTTATCGTAAATTAACTTTAATTTGATGCGTATCAAAATGTTTGGTTCATCTGGATGAGACCAATTATGTTGCCAGCAGTCAGCTTGCCAGTCGTCGGACTGAAGAAAACCAATGTACCCTGCTTTCACCAAACTCCAAGCCATATTATCTTTTGTTTTTGACCCATCATATTTTTTAAAAGATTGCAATTGATGATAACGATTTGATAATTTATCGAGGGTGAGTTTTGCATTTTTGCTATCGATATCATATGGAGCCAACAACCCTATATTCTTTAAGATCGACAGTTCATTATACCAAAAAGCAAGGCGCATTTCTAGGTTTGGCTGCATCTTAACAATAGCTTTTGAAAATTCATGTGCAGCGTTGATGTCCGGACCAAAGCGCTCATCAATAAATTCATTGGATACATTACTTAATGCAGCAAAAGATACTCTTGTTTTTTCTACTTGTTCCAAAAAAAGATGTATATTTGGAATATGAATGCCATTTTCAACAGCGTGAAAAAGCCGATGCCACATAGCCAGGTGCGCAGCTGCAGATGTTTTACATATCTCAATAAGGCTGTGGCTGGCGTATTCAGATTTATTTGCAAGTTGCGTTGTTTGTTGAAAGATTTGATCAGCTGCATCAAGCTGATCTCGACTGATTAAAAATTGGTGAGCGTGATGGGCTTTTTGATCGATCAATTCAGGTACATCAAGAGCACTGCTTGCTAAAGGATAATAAGCAAACAGTGTGTTCTCTAGCTGCTCTATAGCATCCCGCTTAGACTGCGCGCGTCTCAATTCTTCCTGATCATCTTGCCAACGTTTTTTCCGAGCGTCAAAACTAAAAAAAACTTCGAATTTTTCTTCAGACTTAATCCATACTTGAATTTCTTTTTTTGTCAACTCCCTGGGTCCGTTTTGATCGGGAATAGTTCGATGTTCATCATATATTTGCTGCTCACGATCTTCTCGCTGTTTAATATAATCTACCCATCGCTGTAAATACACAGGATCCTCTTGTGTGTATTGTTGTACATATGATGGATCTTCGGCGAGTTTTTCCTGTTCTTCATCTACTGCCTCTTGTACCCTGAGATACTGATCCACTCCTACTTGGTCGTTTTTTGCTTTTTCTTCTGTCTCTTGAATGAAATTTGGATCTAATGTTAATACTTTTGCCTGTTGTGCTGGTTGTTCTTTTTCCTTTTGCTCTAATTGTTCATCTGACTCATGCGCTGCATAAGTTTGCTGCGACAAGACACAGGCAATACTAAAGAATGAAAATAGTTTTTGATATCTGGACATGATTGCACCTATGTATTCATTTTAATTTTTGTTAGTTTCCGTACGAAAAAGAGTTTGAAGCTAATCCTTTTTGTTCTGTATGTCAATAGCAAAAATATAAATAAACAATGATAGCCTCATGGATTTTTTCGACATGCTGGACTCTTCCAAAAATCGAGCAAGTAGTATAGAGTGGGCATTTACTAGGAGAATGATGCTCGTGCTACAATCTGACCGTTTGATGACAACTCGTTTACTGCCTCCTGGTCTTAAGAATCTTTTGAAAAAGAGCCTAAGCCAAATCATTGGCCTTGTCTTAATTGTGTCGGTTATTTTGTGTGTCTTGGCGGTGGTTGGATATGCGCCCTCTGACCCATCCCTTAACACGGCAACATCGGCCATAACCCAGAATTGGCTGGGCGCAATCGGCGCCATAACGGCGGATCTTTTTTTGCAGATCTTTGGTCTGTCGAGCTTTCTTTTATTTCTAATTGTGGGCATGTGGGGCATTCAGCTATCACAATACCAAGGGACCTCCCTGGGGTTTTCGCGAATTCTGGGTGCAGTATTGGCGACTGTGCTGCTGGGGACTTTTTTAATGATCCTGCCCCTGTCCCAAAATTCAAATCATTTTATACAAATGGCATTAGTCAAAATGACCCCAGGAGCCAGTCAGCTACCCTGCATGGGGGGTGTTTTTGGGTACCTTTTGCTGTCGGTGGGGCAACGATTTTTGACCCATTTTCATGCATTAGCTTTGATTAAGCCACTGGCTTTTGTTTTATTTTCTTTATCCATGTTGATGTCTTTGTATGCCACAGGACTATCGATTCGTCAAATTACGTATGGCGGCATTTGCGTTTATAAAGGGTTTGGATGGTTGCTGGCTTTTATGGGCCGGATATTTTCCAGGGGATATTCCCTGTCGCATCGGCATGAAAATCCCTTGGAAAAACAGTCCCCATCCCTATCGTCCCTTATGAAGGATGCCGCCCCCACATCAAGCCCCTTGTCAAATTCGGAGATGTTTACGAATGCTGATCAAGAGGACGAGGAGGATGAAAAGACGCCGCCAGAAATAAAGGTTCATAAAAAGCATGAAAAGAAAGATCGATTTACAACAGAAATAATTAATTCAGTCCTGCTAGAGGGTGGATATCATTTGCCCCCGGTAGAGCTATTGGATCAAGCCTCTCAAAAAGTGGTTAAAGTCGTTAGCCAGGAAGCATTAGAAGAATTTGCCAAGCAACTGGAAATAGTATTAGAGGAGTTCGGTGTTCGTGGCGAAATTGTTAACATCCGGCCAGGGCCCGTGGTCACCATGTACGAATTAAAGCCTGCCGCCGGTATTAAAACATCCCGTGTCATTGGATTGGCGGATGATATTGCCCGATCGATGAGCGCACTATCGGCCCGTATTGCGGTGATCCCGGGGCAAAATGTTATCGGCATTGAATTACCAAATCCATCGCGGCAAACTGTTTATTTAAAGGAATTGTTAACAACGTCCGATTATCAGGCATCAAAAGCCAATCTTCCGCTGATTCTGGGCAAGGACATTGGTGGTCAGCCCATCATTATTGATTTGGCCAA
Protein-coding regions in this window:
- a CDS encoding DNA translocase FtsK 4TM domain-containing protein, whose translation is MLVLQSDRLMTTRLLPPGLKNLLKKSLSQIIGLVLIVSVILCVLAVVGYAPSDPSLNTATSAITQNWLGAIGAITADLFLQIFGLSSFLLFLIVGMWGIQLSQYQGTSLGFSRILGAVLATVLLGTFLMILPLSQNSNHFIQMALVKMTPGASQLPCMGGVFGYLLLSVGQRFLTHFHALALIKPLAFVLFSLSMLMSLYATGLSIRQITYGGICVYKGFGWLLAFMGRIFSRGYSLSHRHENPLEKQSPSLSSLMKDAAPTSSPLSNSEMFTNADQEDEEDEKTPPEIKVHKKHEKKDRFTTEIINSVLLEGGYHLPPVELLDQASQKVVKVVSQEALEEFAKQLEIVLEEFGVRGEIVNIRPGPVVTMYELKPAAGIKTSRVIGLADDIARSMSALSARIAVIPGQNVIGIELPNPSRQTVYLKELLTTSDYQASKANLPLILGKDIGGQPIIIDLAKTPHLLVAGTTGSGKSVSINTMILSLLFKLSPEQCKFIMIDPKMLELSVYDEIPHLLSPVVTDPKKAVVALKWAVREMENRYRAMAKLGVRNIDGFNARLEEAKGNGEILVRRVQTGFDPDSGKPIFENQTFDFTPLPYIVVVVDEMADLMLVAGKEIEGTVQRLAQMARAAGIHLIMATQRPSVDVITGTIKANFPTRISFQVTSKIDSRTILGEQGAEQLLGQGDMLYMAGGGRITRVHGPYIRDDEVERIVKFLKAQGEPSYVDGVTEDDEQGDSGGDPVADKGGDDLYRQAIDLITREGKVSTSFIQRHLQIGYNRAARIVDQMEKEGVVSAANHVGKREILR